One genomic segment of Streptomyces niveus includes these proteins:
- a CDS encoding non-ribosomal peptide synthetase yields MSEHPSVAIVGMAGRFPGADGVDELWRVLDEGQETVRTYVDAELVRAGVDPDTVAHPDYVKRGAHLRDVEYFDAAFFGYTGREAELMDPQQRIFLEICHEAMERSGYGPGTFDGPVGIVAGTRRSGYQDLLDRPEYDNVTDTFVKAGNEPDALVTKVAYKLDCTGPALTVQTYCSTSLVAVHLACQQLLDGESDIALAGGVALRLPQHTGYLYQRGGTLSKDGRCRSFDAEGSGLVFGDGAGVVVLRRLEDALADGDTVLAVIRGSAVGNDGAQRAGYTAPGVAGQARTVREALAAADVSATDIGYVETHGAGTPLGDGVEFKALTQAFGTDRRAVCGIGSVKSNTGHLDSASGVTALIKTVLSLRHRRIPASLHFDRPNPEIDFVNSPFYVCARAADWEPIGGRRLAGVNSLGIGGTNAHVIVEEAPEPVASPTTAREHLFVWSARSREALDLLTDDLRGHLEDHGEVNPADVAYTLQRGRQALRHRRMLVAADLDAVIDALAEGRYTQGEVGPSATERTGTPAGAGPLAVLGANWLSGDAVDWTALYAGESRRRLPLPTHPMIRKRYWPETGPVATAPSAAPAPPLPLSAPAESAAPTAPTPIDGPTEDTTMRDLLLDELRTIVASRFKMAAEDLDAHVPFLEMGADSLLLLSILQPLEERYGCKLSMRQFFKEFQTLDELADYLAVNADRQRLPSAGSPAAEASPVTASTPVAAAAGTGHAPAVIPAQPEAPVSVAPVAPVVPAPAPAIARVPEPAVPAPATLSGTPAQMSAIERITAEQLKLMNRQLDAMQGLYTAGPQAAPAAVAPSPVLPQPSPQPSPERGAPAGVPAVAPVEPAPARPAPAAETAPAPGPKVPLAPRMRAAAVLPPDTLARKEYLDGFVKRFSERTRKSKDYAQRFRPAVADSRSTIGFRMSTKELLYPVVAEKGRGARLWDLDDNEYVDLTMGFGVHLFGHQHQPIINALNERMDVGFGLGPRTELTEEVATAILELTGMERVAFVNTGSEAVMNAVRLARAATRRDKIVIFSTSYHGHSDGVLAAPTWVDGDLRTKPIATGVTQRSVQDVYVLEFGTEEALSFIDRHGDELAAVMVEPVTTRHPGDQQPEFLRALRRLTYRHGAKLIFDEMVTGFRAHPGGIQGLYDIQADIVTYGKIIGGGLPLGVVAGRGGVMDAIDGGVWHFGDDSYPTVESTFFGGTFCQHPLSMVAAKTVLDELRAQGPALQEGLARRTARFADTLNEDFRALEVPITVERFSSLFRFEHDANMDLFFYNLMDKGVYIWEWRCCFLSTAHNDEDLGTVRRVIRESVEELRENKLLPALSAAAAPPAPAAAVTPAPVTRTPAPATEAPAARPAVTAGAASFPAGRAHKQLWALANLNDGGSLAYNLNADFWLDGPLDTDALRTAVAGLLTRHESLRMTMSADGESIDVHDSADVPVDSVLFAEESGGDEDLTRILDGLAERRFDLLNGPLFRVTTIRTAPERHLLHLSVHHLAADGWSTVPVLGDLAALYSAARTGTDAGLTPVPQLRDFLAWQEENAAAPEAAGHRAYWETVTRDALELDLPRAGQQVLPSYRSERRTMHFDGTLLADLRREAAAQGVTVFAYLVTAWGALLQRLTDRRDLMLLVPSAARPPQLSDTVGYCTNLLPLRFDIDGADQISTCVDEMQGRLLDAMEHETHPFAETVHTLDRAASGSAGRVFRTVLAFDREVTLPEMRGLRMSEAGLTPVRHAISPLFVTVTDVGSTFRCDFDIQHESFSEEVTEQLPGLFRNLLAEMVADSGQSLSALELLGADERARLLGWGRGPEIELGSRTVCELFEEQAARTPDRTAVACEDRTLTYAELDARANRLASVLHRRLGLGPESVVGIRLPRSEKFLVTILALWKCGAAYVPLEPKHPIQRHLKVLRLSKAVAVVSEAEYEPDAPEADATWLRYSRLVSEGASAPATSPGLPRPMDAAAYIMFSSGSTGEPKGIVIEQRAMLNHVLAKIEDYRVDDAEAILAQNAPSSFDISVWQFVAPLLNGGQSRIYPDADVEDPATFVDLTDRHGVTVLELVPSYLAMMLDELDLTDRTGLFEALHHVVLQAEPLKPSLVERWYARFPGIVMSNAYGATETADDVLHPVTRVPDGDLTPTGKPIRNACVYIVGDDFQLVPPGVRGELLVGGVAVGRGYLTETPANARAFLDHNPVEPERAGRVYRTGDMARWRDDGQIEILGRNDHQVKVRGQRVELGEIERAVHTLDQVSDAAVKHFPAPNGGGSYLVGYVVPAPGGSPAAEQLKSALRTQLPDYMVPAHFVLLDALPLGDSGKIDRKALEEPRMFTGRQQPATPSRHSVDDTVLRCARTIFGHSDIGIDDDFFELGGNSISAVRLIQLVREAFGIDLPGITIFERPTLREFSDVVARTAFDPAAPIPAAPRKDSYRASASEERMYFLWTLDPSSRLYNIPMAYVVKGAVDRERLHRAVNDVIAKHDILRTTFHMEGGRLEQRILPSAQVTLSDLGTTDETLEELVTAWAKPHNLRVGPPIRAGLGKRPGREEYVVLLDLPHIVLDEGSMGVLFRDLSAAYRGETLEPGALTYKDFAEWEQLYRTSESYAKDRSYWLERFENPPGVVEFPLRPRPAVLEMKGDRHAFSLGTELTAGLREYCKRHRVTPYMVLLSTFNVLLSKYTGQEETVVGTPVDGRYHPACADIIGMFGNSLPLRTGPERAKSFSAYVNEVRAAVIDGLQHQAYPFEELVRELDLPRDPSRNPLFDFMFVFTDLAESWFEMDGAIGTPEPVSVGVAKMDMTFSAYEREKSVEVIQEYATDIFDLDTVEQMGRHYTHLLEQVLAAPDAPMGDHRLIGDEERDRLTGVGGTPFVPRSEGATLHGLFEAAVDRAPDRTALVSGAERYTYAELDARADRLARLLRNDAGTTREQPVGVLLDTAHDTVTAMLAVLKAGGAYVPFDRTTPIARVAELLGTAGATVLISDLAQESDLPAGLSLVRPDAGESAGVPAERLPAVNGPEDLAYIMFTSGSTGRPKGVLVEHAGVRRISHEPAYLTLEADERVLQATSWGFDVSAASMYTALLNGGTLVCPSHEELLDRQSLHHLVTSEDVTLAFLSTGYFHLLADVSPECLEPIRTLVVAGERMSADHARRIVARTGPGRLVNAYGPTEGTVFATAHHIRSVEEGALSVPIGTPVDETRVYLLMPHGEPAPDGIAGELCIAGPGVARGYLGADDDTEGPFRPDPFFPGERMYRTGDLARRLPGGAVEYMGRNDDQLKIRGFRVEPAEVEEALRRCAGVTDVRVVVRRIDGESALCAYLVAADASVADTAREELRDRVPAYMRPSAYAVLDRLPLNASGKVDTHALPTPRTVTEPAPAAPTGDTARTDTERKVLAIWARVLNTASPGAADNFFEAGGHSLKAVALMAEVREVFGVDVRLMDFFPAPTARGLAEHIDNLRWLESGGDGSASSGDHEEIII; encoded by the coding sequence GTGAGTGAGCATCCCAGTGTGGCAATCGTCGGCATGGCCGGACGGTTCCCGGGAGCCGACGGTGTGGACGAGCTGTGGCGAGTGCTGGACGAGGGGCAGGAGACCGTACGTACGTATGTCGACGCGGAACTCGTCCGCGCCGGCGTGGACCCGGACACCGTCGCCCACCCCGACTATGTGAAGCGGGGCGCGCATCTGCGCGACGTCGAGTACTTCGACGCGGCCTTCTTCGGATACACCGGCCGCGAGGCCGAACTGATGGACCCCCAGCAGCGGATCTTCCTGGAGATCTGCCACGAGGCCATGGAGCGCTCCGGATACGGCCCCGGCACCTTCGACGGGCCCGTGGGCATCGTCGCGGGCACCCGCAGAAGCGGCTACCAGGACCTGCTCGACCGGCCGGAGTACGACAACGTCACCGACACCTTCGTCAAGGCGGGCAACGAACCGGACGCGCTGGTCACCAAGGTCGCGTACAAACTCGACTGCACGGGCCCCGCGCTCACCGTCCAGACGTACTGCTCCACCTCGCTGGTGGCCGTGCACCTGGCGTGCCAGCAACTGCTCGACGGCGAGAGCGACATCGCGCTCGCCGGAGGCGTCGCGCTGCGCCTGCCGCAGCACACCGGCTACCTCTACCAGCGGGGCGGGACGCTCTCGAAGGACGGACGCTGCCGCTCCTTCGACGCCGAGGGCAGCGGACTGGTCTTCGGGGACGGCGCGGGCGTCGTCGTACTGCGGCGGCTGGAGGACGCGCTGGCGGACGGCGACACCGTCCTCGCGGTGATCCGCGGCTCGGCCGTCGGCAACGACGGTGCCCAGCGCGCCGGTTACACCGCGCCCGGCGTGGCCGGCCAGGCCAGGACCGTCCGTGAGGCGCTGGCCGCCGCGGACGTCTCGGCGACGGACATCGGGTACGTGGAGACGCACGGCGCCGGAACGCCCCTCGGCGACGGCGTCGAGTTCAAGGCGCTCACCCAGGCCTTCGGCACCGACCGCCGCGCGGTGTGCGGTATCGGCTCGGTGAAGTCCAACACCGGGCACCTGGACTCGGCGTCCGGCGTCACCGCGCTGATCAAGACCGTGCTGTCGCTGCGCCACCGCCGGATTCCGGCGAGCCTCCACTTCGACCGGCCCAACCCGGAGATCGACTTCGTCAACAGCCCCTTCTACGTCTGCGCCCGGGCCGCCGACTGGGAGCCGATCGGGGGCAGACGGCTCGCGGGAGTCAACTCCCTTGGCATCGGCGGCACCAACGCCCATGTGATCGTCGAGGAGGCGCCGGAGCCCGTCGCGTCCCCGACCACCGCCCGCGAGCATCTGTTCGTCTGGTCCGCGCGCAGCCGCGAGGCGCTCGACCTCCTCACCGACGACCTCCGCGGGCACCTGGAGGACCACGGTGAGGTGAACCCCGCGGACGTCGCGTACACCCTCCAGCGCGGTCGGCAGGCGCTGCGCCACCGGCGGATGCTGGTGGCCGCCGACCTCGACGCGGTCATCGACGCGCTCGCCGAGGGCCGTTACACGCAGGGCGAGGTCGGCCCGTCCGCCACGGAGCGGACCGGCACGCCCGCCGGCGCGGGACCGCTCGCGGTGCTCGGCGCCAACTGGCTGTCCGGGGACGCCGTGGACTGGACGGCTCTCTACGCGGGGGAGTCCCGCCGCCGGCTGCCACTGCCCACCCACCCCATGATCCGCAAGCGGTACTGGCCGGAGACCGGGCCGGTGGCCACCGCCCCGTCCGCCGCGCCCGCGCCGCCGCTCCCGCTCTCGGCCCCCGCCGAGTCCGCCGCGCCGACGGCGCCGACACCCATCGACGGCCCGACCGAGGACACCACCATGAGAGACCTTCTTCTCGACGAACTGCGGACCATCGTCGCCTCCCGCTTCAAGATGGCGGCCGAGGACCTGGACGCACATGTCCCCTTCCTGGAGATGGGCGCCGACTCCCTGCTCCTGCTGAGCATCCTCCAGCCCCTTGAGGAGCGTTACGGCTGCAAGCTCTCGATGCGTCAGTTCTTCAAGGAGTTCCAGACCCTGGACGAGCTCGCCGACTACCTCGCGGTCAACGCCGACCGGCAGCGGCTGCCGTCCGCCGGGTCCCCGGCCGCCGAGGCGTCGCCGGTGACCGCCTCGACGCCGGTGGCCGCCGCGGCCGGAACGGGCCACGCCCCGGCGGTGATCCCCGCGCAGCCGGAGGCCCCGGTATCGGTGGCCCCCGTGGCCCCCGTGGTTCCCGCCCCGGCGCCCGCCATCGCGAGGGTGCCGGAGCCGGCCGTCCCCGCCCCGGCCACGCTGTCGGGCACCCCCGCCCAGATGTCGGCGATCGAGCGCATCACGGCCGAACAGCTGAAACTGATGAACCGTCAACTCGACGCCATGCAGGGCCTGTACACGGCCGGGCCGCAGGCCGCCCCGGCCGCCGTGGCGCCAAGTCCCGTGCTCCCGCAGCCCTCCCCGCAGCCCTCCCCGGAGCGCGGCGCGCCCGCGGGCGTCCCGGCCGTCGCTCCGGTCGAGCCGGCCCCCGCGCGGCCGGCCCCCGCCGCCGAGACCGCTCCCGCACCCGGCCCCAAGGTGCCGCTGGCCCCGCGCATGCGCGCCGCCGCCGTACTGCCCCCGGACACCCTGGCCCGCAAGGAGTACCTGGACGGCTTCGTCAAGCGCTTCTCCGAGCGCACCCGGAAGTCGAAGGACTACGCGCAGCGGTTCCGCCCCGCGGTCGCCGACAGCCGGTCCACCATCGGCTTCCGCATGTCGACCAAGGAACTGCTCTACCCGGTCGTCGCCGAGAAGGGCCGCGGCGCGCGCCTGTGGGACCTCGACGACAACGAGTACGTCGACCTCACCATGGGCTTCGGCGTGCACCTCTTCGGCCATCAGCACCAGCCGATCATCAACGCGCTGAACGAGCGCATGGATGTCGGCTTCGGCCTCGGCCCGCGCACCGAGCTGACCGAGGAGGTGGCCACGGCGATCCTCGAACTGACCGGCATGGAGCGCGTCGCCTTCGTCAACACCGGCAGCGAGGCCGTGATGAACGCGGTACGGCTCGCCAGGGCCGCGACCCGGCGGGACAAGATCGTCATCTTCTCCACGAGCTACCACGGTCACTCCGACGGTGTGCTCGCCGCGCCCACCTGGGTCGACGGTGACCTCCGCACCAAGCCCATCGCCACCGGTGTCACTCAGCGCAGCGTCCAGGACGTCTACGTCCTGGAGTTCGGCACCGAGGAGGCCCTGTCGTTCATCGACCGGCACGGCGACGAACTGGCCGCGGTCATGGTCGAGCCGGTGACGACCCGTCACCCCGGCGACCAGCAGCCCGAGTTCCTGCGGGCACTGCGTCGGCTCACGTACCGGCACGGCGCGAAGCTGATCTTCGACGAGATGGTCACCGGCTTCCGCGCCCACCCCGGCGGCATCCAGGGGCTCTACGACATCCAGGCCGACATCGTCACCTACGGCAAGATCATCGGCGGCGGTCTGCCGCTCGGCGTCGTGGCCGGGCGCGGCGGTGTCATGGACGCCATCGACGGCGGTGTCTGGCACTTCGGCGACGACTCCTACCCGACGGTGGAATCCACCTTCTTCGGCGGTACGTTCTGCCAGCACCCGCTCTCCATGGTCGCGGCCAAGACCGTGCTCGACGAACTGCGCGCCCAGGGCCCCGCCCTCCAGGAAGGGCTGGCCCGCAGGACCGCCCGGTTCGCCGACACGCTGAACGAGGACTTCCGCGCGCTGGAGGTGCCGATCACGGTCGAACGCTTCTCGTCGCTGTTCCGCTTCGAACACGACGCGAACATGGACCTGTTCTTCTACAACCTCATGGACAAGGGCGTCTACATCTGGGAGTGGCGCTGCTGCTTCCTGTCCACCGCGCACAACGACGAGGATCTCGGCACGGTCCGGCGGGTCATCCGCGAGTCCGTCGAGGAGCTGCGGGAGAACAAGCTGCTCCCGGCGCTCAGCGCGGCGGCGGCGCCGCCCGCTCCCGCCGCTGCCGTGACACCCGCGCCGGTCACCAGGACCCCCGCGCCGGCCACCGAGGCCCCCGCCGCGAGGCCCGCCGTGACCGCCGGGGCCGCCTCCTTTCCCGCCGGGCGCGCGCACAAGCAGCTCTGGGCCCTGGCCAACCTCAACGACGGCGGCTCCCTCGCGTACAACCTGAACGCCGACTTCTGGCTCGACGGGCCGCTCGACACCGACGCCCTGCGCACCGCCGTCGCCGGCCTGCTCACCCGCCACGAGTCCCTGCGCATGACGATGAGCGCCGACGGCGAGTCCATCGACGTCCACGACAGTGCCGACGTCCCCGTCGACTCCGTGCTCTTCGCCGAGGAGAGCGGGGGCGACGAGGACCTCACTCGCATCCTGGACGGCCTGGCCGAGCGCCGCTTCGACCTGCTCAACGGCCCCCTGTTCCGGGTCACCACCATCCGTACGGCCCCGGAGCGCCACCTCCTGCACCTCTCCGTCCACCACCTGGCCGCGGACGGCTGGTCCACGGTCCCGGTGCTCGGCGATCTGGCCGCCCTCTACAGCGCGGCACGCACCGGCACCGACGCGGGCCTGACCCCCGTGCCGCAGCTGCGCGACTTCCTCGCCTGGCAGGAGGAGAACGCCGCCGCCCCCGAGGCGGCCGGCCACCGCGCGTACTGGGAGACGGTGACCCGCGACGCACTCGAGCTGGACCTCCCGCGCGCCGGCCAGCAGGTGCTGCCCAGCTACCGCAGCGAACGCCGCACCATGCACTTCGACGGCACCCTGCTCGCGGACCTGCGACGGGAGGCGGCAGCCCAGGGCGTCACCGTCTTCGCCTACCTGGTGACCGCCTGGGGCGCCCTGCTCCAGCGGCTCACCGACCGGCGTGACCTCATGCTGCTCGTCCCGTCCGCCGCGCGGCCCCCGCAGCTGTCCGACACCGTCGGCTACTGCACCAACCTGCTGCCCCTGCGGTTCGACATCGACGGTGCCGACCAGATCAGCACCTGCGTCGACGAGATGCAGGGCCGGCTGCTCGACGCCATGGAGCACGAGACACACCCGTTCGCCGAGACGGTCCACACCCTCGACCGGGCGGCGTCCGGGTCGGCGGGACGTGTCTTCCGTACCGTCCTCGCCTTCGACCGCGAGGTCACCCTGCCCGAGATGCGCGGACTGCGGATGAGCGAGGCGGGTCTGACTCCCGTACGGCACGCCATCTCCCCGCTGTTCGTGACCGTCACCGACGTCGGCTCCACCTTCCGCTGCGACTTCGACATCCAGCACGAGTCGTTCTCCGAGGAGGTGACCGAGCAACTGCCGGGCCTGTTCCGCAATCTGCTGGCCGAGATGGTCGCCGACAGCGGCCAGTCCCTGTCCGCGCTCGAACTCCTCGGCGCCGACGAGCGGGCCCGGCTGCTCGGCTGGGGCCGCGGCCCCGAGATCGAACTGGGCTCCCGCACCGTCTGCGAGCTGTTCGAGGAGCAGGCCGCCCGCACCCCCGACCGGACGGCCGTGGCCTGCGAGGACCGCACCCTGACCTACGCGGAGCTGGACGCCCGCGCCAACCGGCTGGCCTCGGTGCTGCACCGCAGGCTCGGCCTCGGCCCGGAGAGCGTGGTCGGCATCCGGCTGCCACGCTCCGAGAAGTTCCTCGTGACTATCCTCGCGCTGTGGAAGTGCGGCGCCGCCTACGTCCCGCTCGAACCCAAGCACCCCATCCAGCGCCATCTGAAGGTGCTCCGGCTCAGCAAGGCCGTCGCCGTCGTCTCGGAGGCCGAGTACGAGCCCGACGCGCCCGAGGCCGACGCCACCTGGCTGCGCTACTCGCGCCTCGTCTCCGAAGGCGCCTCGGCGCCGGCCACTTCCCCCGGCCTGCCCCGGCCGATGGACGCCGCCGCGTACATCATGTTCTCCTCCGGCTCGACCGGTGAGCCCAAGGGCATCGTCATCGAGCAGCGGGCCATGCTCAACCACGTACTCGCCAAGATCGAGGACTACCGGGTCGACGACGCGGAGGCGATCCTCGCGCAGAACGCCCCCAGCTCCTTCGACATCTCCGTCTGGCAGTTCGTCGCGCCCCTGCTGAACGGCGGGCAGAGCCGGATCTACCCCGACGCCGACGTGGAGGATCCGGCCACCTTCGTGGACCTGACCGACCGGCACGGCGTCACCGTCCTGGAACTCGTGCCGAGCTACCTCGCGATGATGCTCGACGAACTCGATCTCACCGACAGGACCGGGCTCTTCGAAGCCCTGCACCACGTCGTGCTCCAGGCCGAACCCCTCAAGCCCTCGCTCGTGGAGCGCTGGTACGCCCGCTTCCCCGGCATCGTGATGTCCAACGCGTACGGCGCGACGGAGACCGCCGACGACGTCCTGCACCCGGTCACCCGCGTGCCCGACGGCGATCTGACGCCCACGGGCAAGCCCATCCGCAACGCCTGCGTCTACATCGTGGGCGACGACTTCCAGCTCGTACCGCCCGGTGTCCGAGGCGAGTTGCTGGTCGGCGGTGTCGCCGTCGGCCGCGGCTACCTCACCGAGACCCCGGCCAACGCCCGCGCCTTCCTCGACCACAACCCGGTCGAGCCCGAGCGCGCCGGCCGCGTCTACCGCACCGGCGACATGGCCCGCTGGCGCGACGACGGCCAGATCGAGATCCTCGGCCGCAACGACCACCAGGTGAAGGTCCGCGGCCAGCGGGTCGAACTCGGCGAGATCGAACGCGCCGTGCACACCCTCGACCAGGTCTCCGACGCCGCGGTGAAGCACTTCCCCGCACCCAACGGCGGCGGCTCCTACCTCGTCGGCTACGTCGTCCCGGCACCGGGCGGCTCACCGGCCGCCGAGCAGCTGAAGTCGGCGCTGCGCACCCAACTGCCCGACTACATGGTCCCGGCCCACTTCGTCCTGCTCGACGCGCTGCCCCTCGGCGACAGCGGCAAGATCGACCGCAAGGCCCTCGAAGAGCCCCGGATGTTCACCGGCCGCCAGCAGCCCGCCACCCCGTCGCGCCACTCGGTCGACGACACCGTGCTGCGCTGCGCCCGCACCATCTTCGGCCACTCCGACATCGGCATCGACGACGACTTCTTCGAGCTGGGCGGCAACTCCATCTCGGCGGTCCGGCTGATCCAGCTCGTCCGTGAGGCCTTCGGCATCGACCTGCCCGGCATCACCATCTTCGAGCGCCCGACGCTGCGGGAGTTCAGCGACGTCGTGGCCAGGACGGCCTTCGACCCGGCCGCCCCGATCCCGGCGGCACCGAGGAAGGACTCCTACCGGGCGTCCGCCTCCGAGGAGCGGATGTACTTCCTGTGGACCCTCGACCCGTCGAGCCGGCTCTACAACATCCCCATGGCCTACGTGGTCAAGGGCGCCGTCGACCGTGAACGGCTGCACCGCGCCGTGAACGACGTGATCGCCAAGCACGACATCCTGCGCACCACCTTCCATATGGAGGGAGGCCGGCTCGAACAGCGGATCCTGCCCTCCGCACAGGTGACGCTCTCCGACCTCGGCACCACCGACGAGACGCTGGAAGAGCTCGTCACCGCCTGGGCGAAGCCGCACAACCTGCGTGTCGGCCCGCCGATCCGCGCGGGACTGGGCAAGCGCCCCGGCCGCGAGGAGTACGTGGTGCTGCTCGACCTGCCGCACATCGTCCTGGACGAGGGCTCCATGGGCGTCCTGTTCCGCGACCTGTCGGCGGCCTACCGGGGCGAGACCCTGGAGCCGGGCGCGCTGACCTACAAGGACTTCGCCGAGTGGGAACAGCTCTACCGCACCTCGGAGAGCTACGCCAAGGACCGTTCGTACTGGCTGGAGCGTTTCGAGAACCCGCCCGGCGTGGTGGAGTTCCCGCTCCGCCCGCGCCCCGCGGTGCTGGAGATGAAGGGGGACCGGCACGCGTTCTCCCTCGGCACCGAGCTGACCGCGGGACTGCGTGAGTACTGCAAGCGCCACCGCGTCACGCCGTACATGGTGCTGCTCAGCACGTTCAACGTGCTGCTGTCGAAGTACACCGGCCAGGAGGAGACCGTCGTGGGCACCCCCGTCGACGGCCGCTACCACCCCGCCTGCGCGGACATCATCGGCATGTTCGGCAACTCCCTGCCGCTGCGCACCGGCCCCGAGCGGGCCAAGAGCTTCAGTGCCTACGTCAACGAGGTCAGGGCCGCCGTCATCGACGGGCTCCAGCACCAGGCGTACCCCTTCGAGGAGTTGGTGCGCGAGCTGGACCTGCCCAGGGACCCCAGCCGCAACCCGCTCTTCGACTTCATGTTCGTCTTCACCGACCTCGCCGAGTCCTGGTTCGAGATGGACGGTGCCATCGGCACCCCCGAGCCGGTCAGCGTCGGCGTCGCCAAGATGGACATGACGTTCTCGGCCTACGAGCGCGAGAAATCCGTCGAGGTCATCCAGGAGTACGCGACGGACATCTTCGACCTCGACACCGTCGAGCAGATGGGTCGGCACTACACCCACCTGCTGGAGCAGGTGCTCGCCGCCCCCGACGCCCCGATGGGCGACCACCGCCTCATCGGCGACGAGGAGCGCGACCGGCTGACGGGCGTCGGCGGCACGCCGTTCGTCCCCCGGTCCGAAGGCGCCACCCTGCACGGTCTGTTCGAGGCCGCCGTCGACCGTGCCCCTGACCGCACGGCCCTGGTCAGCGGCGCCGAGCGGTATACGTACGCGGAGCTGGACGCCCGGGCCGACCGGCTGGCGCGACTGCTCAGGAACGACGCCGGGACCACCCGCGAACAGCCCGTCGGAGTCCTCCTCGACACCGCGCACGACACCGTCACGGCGATGCTGGCCGTACTCAAGGCGGGCGGCGCCTACGTGCCGTTCGACCGGACCACACCGATCGCCCGCGTGGCCGAACTGCTCGGGACGGCCGGCGCGACCGTGCTCATCAGCGACCTCGCCCAGGAGTCCGACCTGCCCGCCGGACTGTCCCTGGTCCGGCCGGACGCGGGCGAGAGCGCCGGCGTCCCGGCGGAGCGCCTGCCGGCGGTCAACGGGCCCGAGGACCTCGCGTACATCATGTTCACCTCCGGCTCCACCGGCCGCCCCAAGGGCGTCCTCGTCGAACACGCCGGCGTCCGCCGCATCTCCCACGAACCGGCCTACCTCACGCTCGAAGCGGACGAGCGGGTCCTCCAGGCCACCAGCTGGGGCTTCGACGTCTCGGCCGCCAGCATGTACACCGCCCTGCTCAACGGCGGGACCCTGGTGTGCCCCTCGCACGAGGAACTGCTCGACCGGCAGAGCCTGCACCACCTGGTGACCTCGGAAGACGTGACCCTCGCCTTCCTCAGCACCGGGTACTTCCATCTGCTCGCCGACGTCTCCCCGGAGTGCCTGGAGCCGATCCGCACCCTCGTGGTGGCCGGCGAGCGGATGTCCGCGGACCACGCCCGCCGGATCGTCGCGCGCACCGGCCCCGGCCGGCTCGTCAACGCGTACGGACCGACCGAGGGAACCGTCTTCGCCACGGCCCACCACATCCGGTCCGTCGAGGAGGGCGCCCTCTCCGTCCCCATCGGCACCCCCGTCGACGAGACGCGCGTCTACCTCCTGATGCCGCACGGCGAACCCGCCCCCGACGGCATCGCCGGTGAACTGTGCATCGCCGGACCCGGCGTGGCACGCGGCTATCTCGGCGCCGACGACGACACCGAGGGGCCGTTCCGGCCCGACCCGTTCTTCCCCGGGGAGCGGATGTACCGCACCGGCGACCTCGCCCGCCGGCTGCCCGGCGGAGCCGTCGAGTACATGGGCCGCAACGACGACCAGCTCAAGATCCGCGGCTTCCGGGTGGAGCCGGCCGAGGTCGAGGAGGCCCTGCGCCGGTGCGCGGGAGTCACGGACGTACGCGTCGTGGTCCGCCGGATCGACGGCGAGAGCGCCCTCTGCGCCTATCTGGTGGCCGCCGACGCCTCGGTGGCCGACACGGCCCGCGAGGAACTCCGCGACCGGGTCCCCGCCTACATGCGTCCGAGCGCCTACGCGGTCCTGGACCGCCTGCCGCTCAACGCCAGCGGCAAGGTGGACACCCACGCCCTGCCCACCCCCCGCACCGTCACCGAGCCCGCACCCGCGGCTCCGACGGGCGACACCGCCAGGACCGACACCGAACGCAAGGTGCTGGCCATCTGGGCGCGGGTGCTGAACACCGCGTCGCCGGGAGCGGCCGACAACTTCTTCGAGGCGGGGGGCCACTCCCTGAAGGCGGTCGCCCTGATGGCCGAGGTACGGGAGGTCTTCGGGGTCGACGTACGCCTCATGGACTTCTTCCCGGCGCCGACCGCACGCGGGCTCGCGGAGCACATCGACAATCTGAGGTGGCTGGAGTCGGGTGGCGACGGCTCCGCCTCCTCCGGTGACCACGAGGAGATCATCATCTGA